The DNA region GGTCGAGGACGGCGGGCAGCCACGGGGGCCGCCCCTCCAGATGGGGATTCGGGCCGCCTCGCACGGCATGATGGAATGAATACCGGCCGCCTTGGGCGCAAGGGGGATCTGCCATGGCCACCAGCACTATGGTTACCACCCAGTACCTGACCTTCCGGCCGGTGAGGCTCATGCCCATGCGGCCTGAAGGTATGGCGGCGGACAGACGTCCTCATTCCCGGGGGGCGCCGGCGGGGCACCACGCCGGCGGGAGGCTCCACGGCCGCCAGCAGACGGCAAGCCCGCGGCCCGGGATGGTCGACCCGGGACCGGCGCCGCTGGACGAGGCGGCGCTTTCGGCAAAGCAGTTCCGCCAGCTGGCGGCCTTCATCCAGGAGCGGTACGGCATCCGGCTGCCCCCGGCCAAGAAGCTCATGGTGGAGTCCCGGCTGCGGCGGCGCCTGAAGGAGACGGGCCAGTCGTCCCTGGGACGCTACCTGGAGCAGGTCTTCAGCCCTGAGGGCGAGGCCGGAGAGCTGCTCCATATGGTGGACGCCATCACCACCAACAAGACCGAGTTCTTCCGGGAGGCCGATCACTTCCAGGTCCTGGCCAGTCAGGTGCTGCCCCATCTGGCGGCCCTGCAGCCGCCGGCCGCCATGATCCGGATCTGGAGCGCCGCCTGCTCCACCGGTGAGGAGGCGTACACCCTGGCCATGGTGCTGGCCGAGTGGACCCGGAGCCGGCCCTTGCGCTACGCCATCCTGGCCAGCGACCTGTCCACCCGGGTGCTTGGCGCGGCCAGGCAGGCGATCTATCGGGAGGACGAGGTGGCGGCCATCCCCATGGCCTTGCGGAAGAGGTATCTGCTCCGGAGCAAGGACCGGGGCCTGGGGCTGGTGCAAATCGGGCCGGGGCTGCGGGAGCGGGTGACCTTCCGGCGTATCAATCTCATGGACGAGGATTTCGGCCTCGCCGAACGGCAGCACATCATCTTCTGCCGCAACGTCATGATCTACTTCGACAAGGAAGACCAGGGACGGCTGATGCGCCACCTGCACGGGCAGCTGGCACCGGGCGGGTTCCTCTTCACCGGCCACTCCGAAAGCCTGGCCGGAATCCAGGTGCCCTTCCGTCCTCTGGCCCCGGCGGTCTACCAGCGCATCGACCCCTGAGGTCGCAAGCCCTGGACAAGCGACGGCCGTCTTGCTCCCTCAAGCGCCTTTTTCTTCGCAGTGGAGGTCGATGCCATGACCGCCAAGGAATCCCGACCGCCTTCGTCCCATCCCGAGCGCCTGCTCCTGGTGGATGACGACAGCCAGTTTCTGGAGATGCTGGGTCATATGGTGACGAGGCTCGGCTACCCCTCGACAGCAGCAAACGGCGCGGCCGAGGCCCTGGCGGCCCTGGATGCGGAGCCCTGCGATCTCGTGATCACCGATCTCCAGATGCCGGAGATGGATGGCATGGAGCTTCTGCACGCCTTGCGGCAGCGCCATCCCGGGCTGCCCGCCCTGGCCCTCACCGGCCACGGTGGGGTCTACACCTACCGCCAGGTGATCGACGCCGGGGCGGCCGACTTCATCGAAAAGCCGGTGCGGCCCTCGGAGCTGGCAGCCAAGCTGGAGCGGATCTTCCGGGAGCGGCAGATGCGGTTGGCCCTGGAGCGGGAGGGCCAGACCCAGGCCATCCTCTGCCGGCTCATGCAGCTGTCCCTGATCTCGGACAGCCTGCCTGCCACCCTGGAGCGCTGCCTGGCCAACACCCTGAGCATGCCCTGGCTGGAGCTGCAGGCCAAGGGACTGGTGCTCCTGAAGGACGAGCAGGACCCCGAGACCCTGGTCGTGGCGGTCCAGCGGGGTCTCGATCCCTCCTTGTCCGCGCTGTGTGCCCGGGTGCCCTTTGGCCACTGCCTGTGCGGCCGGGCCGCAGCCCAGCGGGAGGTGGTGTTTGCCGCCACCATGGACCATCGCCACGAGACCCGGCTGGCGGACATGGCTCCCCATGGCCACTATTGCCTGCCTCTTCTGGCGAGCAGCGGCGAGGTGCAGGGCGTTTTCACCGTCTACCTGCGCCATGGCGCCAGCCGGGATCCCCAGGTGGAGAACGCCCTGCGGGCGGTGGCCAGCACCCTGGCCGGCATCATCGAGCATCATCGCACCGCCCGGGCCTTGACCAACCAGGAGCGGATCCACCGGGCCATCACCGCCACGGCCGGCGACGGCATCGTCATGATGGACCGCCAGGGACGGATCTTCTTCTGGAATCCGGCCGCAGCCCGGATCTTCGGCTATACGGCCCAGGAGGCCATGGGCCAGGAGCTGCACCGGCTGCTGGTCCCGGAAGAGGCCCGGGAGCGCTGGGCGAGCGGGGTGGCCGCCTTTGGCCGCTCCGGTACCGGCCCCCTGGTGGGGCGGACGGTGGAGCTGAACGCCTGCCACCGGGACGGGCGTCCGGTGCCGGTGGAGCTGTCCCTGGCTGGCGTGGAGCTGGATGGCCAGCCGGCAGCGGTGGCGATCATCCGGGACATCACCCTGCGCCGCCAGCAGGAAGCGGAGCGGGAGGCGCTGCAGGTGCAGCTGCGCCAGGCCCAGAAAATGGAAGCCATCGGCACCCTGGCCGGCGGCATCGCCCACGACTTCAACAACATCCTGGCTGCCATCCTCGGCTTTGGGGATATGGCCCAGGAGCAGACCGAGGCGGGCAGCCAGCTGTGGCAGGACATCAGCCACATCCTGGCCGCCGGCCGCCGGGCCCGGGACCTGGTGCAGCAGATCCTCACCTTCAGCCGCCGCCAGGAAGGGGAGCGCCACCCCATCCGGGTACAGCATGTGATCAAGGAAGCGGTTAAGCTCTTGCGGGCGGTGATCCCGGCCCAGATCAGCATCCGCCAGCACATCCACCAGGACTGTGGCCTGGTGGAGGCGGATCCCACCCAGCTCCACCAGCTGCTGATGAACCTGTGCACCAACGCCTACCATGCCATGGGAGAGGAGGGGGGGGTGCTGTCGGTGCGGCTGGAGCGGCACCGGCTGGAGGCGCTGCCACCGCGCCTGATGGGCAGCATCAGCCCAGGCCCTTGCCTGCGACTGCAGGTGGCAGACACCGGCTGCGGCATGGACGAGGCCACCCTGGAGCGGATCTTCGAGCCCTACTTCACCACCAAGAAGCCCGGCCAGGGCACCGGCCTCGGCCTGTCGGTGGTGCACGGCATCGTCACCTCCCTGGGGGGGGGCATCGCGGTGACCAGCCAGCCCGGCGCCGGCTCGGTCTTCGATGTCTTTCTGCCTTTGTGCGAGACACCGGTCGAGGAAAGGGCGGCCAACGACGGCCGGCCAGCCTGGGGCCGCGGCCGGCTGCTGTTCGTGGACGACGAGCCGGACTTGGTGGAAATCGCCTGCCGGGGATTGCGGGCCCTGGGCTACACCGTGGCCGGCCACACCGACAGCCGGCAGGCCCTGGCCCAGTTCCTGCGGCAGCCGGAGGCCTTCGACCTTCTGGTGACCGACAACGCCATGCCCGGCCTTACCGGCCTGCAGCTGGGGGCCGCCGTCATCGGCCTGCGGCCCGACCTGCCGGTGCTGATGGTGACCGGCCACGGTGAGTCCCTGACCCTGGAGCAGGCGCAGGCCAGCGGCATCCGGCAGGTGCTGTGCAAGCCGGTCGCCACCGCCGACCTGGGCCGGAGCATCCGGGGCATCCTGGACCAGGCCGCGGCCGGGAACGGGATGCTGAATGTCGAATAGCCAACAAGGAATGTCCAACCGTCGAAGGGACCGGCAGAACGGATCCGAAACGTCAACTGCCAGTCCCTTGTAAGTTCGATATTCCTTGTTGGACATTCTGCGGTTCGTCTTTCAGGGCCGCCAGGGCGGTGCGAAACGGAGGATTTGCCATGGCTCTCATTCTCGTCATCGATGACGACGAGCTTTTCCGCCTCATGCTTGTGGAGCTCCTGATCCGGAGCGGCTACCAGGTGGTGGCGGCCCGGGACGGCCGGGAGGGGGCGCAGCTGTTCCACCAGGCGGCTCCGGATCTGGTGATCACCGACCTCATCATGCCGGAGCGGGAGGGGATCGAGACCATCATCGAGATCCGGAAGGCCCGGCCGGAGATCCCGATCATCGCGGTGTCCGGCGGCGGCCGCAACCAGCCCGAGGACTATCTGCCGCTGGCCGAGGCCATGGGGGCCGCCTGCACCTTTGCCAAGCCCTTCGACCGCCGGGCGTTCCTGGCCGCCGTGGCCCGGCTGGTCAACCGCCCTGCCACGCCCTGACTCGAACCAGGAGTCGGCGGCCACCGGACAACGGCTGTGGAGAAAGCCTGGGCTCTGGCTACTTGTGACCTTTTTCTCCCTTGTCGTGGCCCTTGGCCTTGCCCTTGTCGCCGCTGTCGTGCCCGCCTCTGTCCTGGTCGCCGGGCCGGATGACCAGGACATCCCCGGGGCTGGTGCTCCAGCCCCGCTTGAGCTGGTGAAACTCCGGCGAGCCGGGCTTGATGCCCAGCCTCTTTGCTGTCACCCCCCAGCCCGCCCCCTTGTCTGCCTGATACTCCCGGAGCACCAGCTCCGGAGAGCGACCGGTAAGCTCGCCCAGGCGCAAGGCAAACCAGACATCCCCGATGGAGCCGGCGATCATGACCAGGGAGTCGATCTCTGCAACCGGCCGCCGGAACCGGCTGCAGAGGCTGTTCTTGGTCCCCACCAGGTCGGATTGGGCCCGGAGATTGATGTCCGCGACCACCGCCGCCAGCTCGTCGGCCCAGGCCGCAGGGGTGAGCATGAGACCGCCGGACAGGATGAGGATGGGCAGGAAGCGAGCTCGCATGGGCGGGTCCTCCGCAGGGCAGGGTTGCAGGCAGGCTCCGGGAGCTGTCCGTGGCTAGCGGTCAGCCCAGATCCTCCAGGGACAGCCGATGGCGAGCATAGAGGGTTGCAGCCGTACCCCCAACCAGCACCGCCTCCGGCACCAGACGTTGGAGATGAGCGGCCGCCGCCAGGAGCCGCTCCCACTCAGACAGCTCGGCTCCGGACATAATGGTCCCAGAAGTGGTAGCGCTGGGCGTACTGGTCGGAGGTGTGGGCAGCGCAGACCGCCAGGACCTTCTCAGCCAGGGGAGGGGAGGTGCGGATGGCGTCCCGCAGCGCGATCCAGTCCTGGCGCCGGCCACGACTGATGATGTCGTCGATGGCCGCCAGGGTGTACTGCCGGTGGGTCAGGTGACGATGCTCCATGGTCTCGCTGCCAGTGAGCATAGCAGGCCGCTGGCCGCGTTGCCAAGGGGGCGGGGCAGCCCTACCGGATCTGGAAGCGCACCGGCACCTGCACCGGGCAGGCCACCGGCGTCTCGCCCCGGCGGCCCGGGACGAAGGTCCAGTCCGCCACCGCGGCCAGGGCGGCCTGGTCGAGGCTGGGGTGCCCGCTGGAGGTGAGCACCGCCAGCTCGGCCACCCGGCCATCCGGGGCCACCAGCACCGAAAGGACCACCGTGCCGGACAGGCCGCGTTTGCGGGCCAGGGCCGGGTAGACCGGGGGGGAGTTGGTCTCGTAGCGGGGCTGGGCCAGGATCAAGGGGGCATGGCCGGCGGCCGCGGCCGGCTCGGCGGCCGGCGGACCGGATGCGGCGGCTGGCTCCGGGGCTGGGAGGGCCGGCAGGGCGGCGGGCAGGGCTTCTGTCCCGGTCAGCCCGGCGGCGACCGGCGCCGGGGCGGTCTCCGGGATCGCCGGTGGCGGAGGAGCCGCCGGGGCGGCTGCCGCCTTCGAGGGGCGGGCCGGCCGGGGAGGCGGTGCGGTCAGGGCCGGGGCCGGGGGGACGGCTGGCGGCGCCACCCGGGCTGGCGCCGGGGCGGCCGGCTCCGGTGGGGCGGGCGGAAGCGGCGCCGGCCGCACGATCTCCACCTGGAAGAAGGTCTCCGCCGCGGCCGGCGGCCGGCCGCCCCCCAGCAGGACCTCGGCGGACGCCGCCACCAGGCCGTGGAGAGCGGCGGCCAACAACATCGCCCGACCCAGACGCCACCGCTCGGATCCGGGCGGCTCCTGGCTGGCCGCTGGCAACAGCCGCCAGGAGGTGGCCCGCTCCTCGGGCGGCAGCGCCAGGCCAGAATGGGCAGGCAGCAGGTCCTTCATGGCCGCCAGTTCATCCTTTCCAGCACCGGCTCGTCCCACAGCTCCACCACCGACAGGGCGGCGAAATCCTGGCGCAGCCGCAAGAGGTTGGCAAGCGGCAGGCCCAGAAGGTCGGCCAACAGGACCCGGATGACGCCACCGTGGCTGACGATGGCCAGCCGGCCGCCGGGATGGGCGGCCACAAGGTCCTGCCAGATCGGCCGCACCCGGGCCGCGAGATCGGCCACGCTCTCCCCGCCCGGCGGCCGGAAGCCGGCCGGGTCATGCGCCCAGGCCGCCAGAGCCCCGGGGTCGTCCCGGGTGATCTCGGCCAGGGTGCGGCCCTCCCAGTTCCCGAACCGCCGCTCCGCCAAGTCCGGCACCTTCCGGGGATAAAGGCCGACCGCCCTGGCCAGGATGACCGCGCTTTCCCAGGCCCGGGTCAGCGCCGAGGCGTAGACAGCCTCGACGGGTTGGCCACCGAGGCCCTGTTCCCAGAGCGGGCTCATGGCCAGCCGCTCGATCTGGGCCCGGCCTGCCGGTGCCAGGGGCACGTCCGTTGCGCCGTGATAGCGGCCGAGCCGGGCGTCCACGGTCTCGCCGTGGCGGATCAGCAGCACCGAGGTCGGCCGGGTGACGGTGCTCATGGTGGTCCGCCTCCCGGCCCGGCGACGGCTACGGTCAGAAGGACGAGATCGGCCAGCACCGCCAGGGCGCCGAAGGTGTCGCCGGTCATGCCCCCCAGCTGCTGGTGGGCCAGGCGGACGATGCCCCTGGCCAGGCCGCAGAGGCCCACACTGGCCACTGCCAGCAGCGCGGCCAGCTGCCAGCCGCCGGCGGCCAGGGCCACAGCCGCCAGGGCCAGTCCTCCGGCCCCGAGGCTGGCCAGGGCCAGCTGCCGGCGGCCGGTGTGCTCCAGAAAAAGCCGGCCCAGGCCTTCGGGCCGCGCCGGCTGGGCTTGCGCCATGGCCGTCACCATGGCCCAGCGGCCCAGGACCGGCATCAGGAAGAGGATGGCCAAGGCCGGTGCCTGTTCCCGGGCCAGGAGCGCCTCCAGGAGTCGGGCTTGCAGGATGAGGGCCAGCGCCACCGCCACCACGCCCATGGCCCCCACCCGGCTCTCCTTCATGATCATGAGCTTGCGCTCCCGGCCCCCCCGGCAGGCCAGGGCATCGGCGCTGTCCGCCAGGCCGTCCAGGTGCAGGCCGCCGGTGACCAGCACATGGACGGCGAGCACCAGGCCGGCCACCACCGGCAGGGGCAGCAGCAAGGTGAAGAGCGACGCCGCCAGGACCAGGATCAGGCCCTGCACGCCGCCGGCCAGGGGGAAGAAGGCCGAGGCCCGCCCCACCTCCTCCCCGGACAACGCCGGCCGCACCGGTACCGGCAGGATGGTCAGGAAGGCCAGGGCAACCAGAAGGGGGCTCATGGCCGGGTCAGGCGTGGCGCTCCGCCACCGCGGCCTCGGCAAAGGTGGCCATCTCCCGGTAGATGGCCAGCCCGGCCTCGATCACCGGCATGGCCAGGGCCGCACCGGTGCCCTCCCCCAGCCGCAGATCGAGATCAAGGAGCGGTGCCAGGCCCAGGGCCTCCAGGAGGGCCCGGTGGCCGATCTCCTGGGAGCGGTGGGCGGCGAAGAGATAATCCCGGCAGGCGGGGGCGAGCTTGACCGCGATCATGGCGGCGGCGGTGGAGATGAAGCCGTCCACCACCACCGGGATCCTCTGGGCCGCCGCCCCCAGCACCAGGCCGGCAATCCCCCCCAGCTCGGCACCGCCGATCTTGGCCAGCACGTCGATGGGATCGGCTGGATCCGGCCGGTTGACGGCCAGGGCGTCCTTGACCACGTGCACCTTGTGAGCCCGGGTCGCCTCGTCGATGCCGGTGCCGCGGCCGGTGATCGCCGCCACCGGATAGCCGGTATAGAGGGCGGTGATGGCTGCTGACGGCGTGGTGTTGGCGATGCCCATCTCGCCGGTGCCAAAGATGCCAAACCCCTTGGCCCCATACTCCTGGGCCAGCCCGATGCCCACCGCCAGGCAGGCCTCGGCCTGGGCCCGGCTCATGGCCGGCCCTTGCCGGATGTTGCCGGTGCCCCGGACGACCTTGCGGCAGACCAGCCCTGCTCCTGCCAGGTCATCGAAATCACCATCGACCCCGATGTCCACCACCACCACCTCGGCCCCGGCCCGCCGGGCCAGGACATTGATGCCGGCGCCGCCATGGAGAAAATTCTTCACCATCTGGCCGGTCACCGCCTTGGGAAAGGCCGATACCCCCTCATCCGCCACCCCGTGGTCGCCGGCAAAGGTGAAGATCGCCTTTTTGCCCAGCTCAGGCATCAGCTGGCCCCGGATCGCCACCAGCTGCCGGGCGATGGCTTCCAGCCGCCCCAGGCTGCCCTGAGGCTTGGTGAGGGAATCGAGCCGGTCTTGCGCCTGGTCGGCCAGAAGGCCGTTGGTGGCGGAAATGGTGCGGCACAGGGAGAGAATGTCCATGGCGGCCTCGCTGGCAGGTTTGAGTTACGGGTCCTGTAAGTCCTGTGGGACCCATAGGTCTATAGGTCCTATAGGTCGTATAGGACCTATGGCACAGGTGCCGTGGGTACCGCGCGCCCGCCGGCATGGCTACTT from Thermodesulfobacteriota bacterium includes:
- the cobS gene encoding adenosylcobinamide-GDP ribazoletransferase; translated protein: MSPLLVALAFLTILPVPVRPALSGEEVGRASAFFPLAGGVQGLILVLAASLFTLLLPLPVVAGLVLAVHVLVTGGLHLDGLADSADALACRGGRERKLMIMKESRVGAMGVVAVALALILQARLLEALLAREQAPALAILFLMPVLGRWAMVTAMAQAQPARPEGLGRLFLEHTGRRQLALASLGAGGLALAAVALAAGGWQLAALLAVASVGLCGLARGIVRLAHQQLGGMTGDTFGALAVLADLVLLTVAVAGPGGGPP
- a CDS encoding response regulator, which gives rise to MTAKESRPPSSHPERLLLVDDDSQFLEMLGHMVTRLGYPSTAANGAAEALAALDAEPCDLVITDLQMPEMDGMELLHALRQRHPGLPALALTGHGGVYTYRQVIDAGAADFIEKPVRPSELAAKLERIFRERQMRLALEREGQTQAILCRLMQLSLISDSLPATLERCLANTLSMPWLELQAKGLVLLKDEQDPETLVVAVQRGLDPSLSALCARVPFGHCLCGRAAAQREVVFAATMDHRHETRLADMAPHGHYCLPLLASSGEVQGVFTVYLRHGASRDPQVENALRAVASTLAGIIEHHRTARALTNQERIHRAITATAGDGIVMMDRQGRIFFWNPAAARIFGYTAQEAMGQELHRLLVPEEARERWASGVAAFGRSGTGPLVGRTVELNACHRDGRPVPVELSLAGVELDGQPAAVAIIRDITLRRQQEAEREALQVQLRQAQKMEAIGTLAGGIAHDFNNILAAILGFGDMAQEQTEAGSQLWQDISHILAAGRRARDLVQQILTFSRRQEGERHPIRVQHVIKEAVKLLRAVIPAQISIRQHIHQDCGLVEADPTQLHQLLMNLCTNAYHAMGEEGGVLSVRLERHRLEALPPRLMGSISPGPCLRLQVADTGCGMDEATLERIFEPYFTTKKPGQGTGLGLSVVHGIVTSLGGGIAVTSQPGAGSVFDVFLPLCETPVEERAANDGRPAWGRGRLLFVDDEPDLVEIACRGLRALGYTVAGHTDSRQALAQFLRQPEAFDLLVTDNAMPGLTGLQLGAAVIGLRPDLPVLMVTGHGESLTLEQAQASGIRQVLCKPVATADLGRSIRGILDQAAAGNGMLNVE
- a CDS encoding protein-glutamate O-methyltransferase; the protein is MATSTMVTTQYLTFRPVRLMPMRPEGMAADRRPHSRGAPAGHHAGGRLHGRQQTASPRPGMVDPGPAPLDEAALSAKQFRQLAAFIQERYGIRLPPAKKLMVESRLRRRLKETGQSSLGRYLEQVFSPEGEAGELLHMVDAITTNKTEFFREADHFQVLASQVLPHLAALQPPAAMIRIWSAACSTGEEAYTLAMVLAEWTRSRPLRYAILASDLSTRVLGAARQAIYREDEVAAIPMALRKRYLLRSKDRGLGLVQIGPGLRERVTFRRINLMDEDFGLAERQHIIFCRNVMIYFDKEDQGRLMRHLHGQLAPGGFLFTGHSESLAGIQVPFRPLAPAVYQRIDP
- the cobT gene encoding nicotinate-nucleotide--dimethylbenzimidazole phosphoribosyltransferase, whose protein sequence is MDILSLCRTISATNGLLADQAQDRLDSLTKPQGSLGRLEAIARQLVAIRGQLMPELGKKAIFTFAGDHGVADEGVSAFPKAVTGQMVKNFLHGGAGINVLARRAGAEVVVVDIGVDGDFDDLAGAGLVCRKVVRGTGNIRQGPAMSRAQAEACLAVGIGLAQEYGAKGFGIFGTGEMGIANTTPSAAITALYTGYPVAAITGRGTGIDEATRAHKVHVVKDALAVNRPDPADPIDVLAKIGGAELGGIAGLVLGAAAQRIPVVVDGFISTAAAMIAVKLAPACRDYLFAAHRSQEIGHRALLEALGLAPLLDLDLRLGEGTGAALAMPVIEAGLAIYREMATFAEAAVAERHA
- a CDS encoding histidine phosphatase family protein, with the protein product MSTVTRPTSVLLIRHGETVDARLGRYHGATDVPLAPAGRAQIERLAMSPLWEQGLGGQPVEAVYASALTRAWESAVILARAVGLYPRKVPDLAERRFGNWEGRTLAEITRDDPGALAAWAHDPAGFRPPGGESVADLAARVRPIWQDLVAAHPGGRLAIVSHGGVIRVLLADLLGLPLANLLRLRQDFAALSVVELWDEPVLERMNWRP
- a CDS encoding response regulator, giving the protein MALILVIDDDELFRLMLVELLIRSGYQVVAARDGREGAQLFHQAAPDLVITDLIMPEREGIETIIEIRKARPEIPIIAVSGGGRNQPEDYLPLAEAMGAACTFAKPFDRRAFLAAVARLVNRPATP
- a CDS encoding energy transducer TonB, encoding MKDLLPAHSGLALPPEERATSWRLLPAASQEPPGSERWRLGRAMLLAAALHGLVAASAEVLLGGGRPPAAAETFFQVEIVRPAPLPPAPPEPAAPAPARVAPPAVPPAPALTAPPPRPARPSKAAAAPAAPPPPAIPETAPAPVAAGLTGTEALPAALPALPAPEPAAASGPPAAEPAAAAGHAPLILAQPRYETNSPPVYPALARKRGLSGTVVLSVLVAPDGRVAELAVLTSSGHPSLDQAALAAVADWTFVPGRRGETPVACPVQVPVRFQIR